cacccctatccTAGGACAATCTAACTGACCTTGCCAGATGTGTTAAATGAAGGTAACATCTTTCTATATCTTAGTTGATTGCCTATCTCAATTTTAGTGTCCTCGAAAGTACTCAACAGCCAAGTATACCTGCAAATTATGTGATGCTTTGATTGAGTCAGTGACATTTGcttataaacacattaaagagaaGAATTACAAGAAAAACATAAAGGTGAGTTAATGACACTTTTACATATCCATGCTTTATATTTGTTTAAGTATTGTTATCCTGCTAATGATGATACAATTATATTAACCCTGAAGTCTTGCCTTGTTCTTACCATGCTTAATATTCTGCTAGTGTTGCATAGAGTGCTTCTCTATATACTGTCTACCAGCGTCCATTGACATTGGTAAAAGCAACAAATACGTAGTTTGagacttttttccccagcatAGAGTGAACTCAGGACTGCCTCTAGGAGATTACTGATATCTCCTAATAACTATACATTAAATGAAAGCTCCCTTTAATGATGATTCAGTATTATTGTGTAGGTCATAACTTTTAAAGTTTTGTAATAAAAAGCTGTAACAATTTAACCTTATTTGTTGTTCACGAGTTGTGTAATAGTATAATTAAATGTGTCTGCTCTCTTCTTAATATGTCATTTACTGGAGTTCTGACAGCCATAATATACTTGATTTAGAATGAGTTGGTAAGAatgaatttaaaaattttaattggCATTTTGAAAATAGCCTAGATAAAATGAAAAGGTTCTTGAATACTCCAGTATGAGAGAATATATAGCAAAATCAATAATTAAAATAACAGCTttagctttatatttatttaaaactattgCTAGCATAACTGCACTTGACATTTTATTATTACTGAAAGAAActcctgctgtgcctgcccctctccctcgCCTTTGCCCCAGAAGACAAAAGGAATTGAAAGGCATGTACAGGGTTTCCTGTACCACTATCCCATACTATTATCCCATACCACTCCTTATAAGGAGAAAGGGATGTTTTTCTATACCTTTTATATAGGTGTATGGATTTTTGTAAATTATTGAAGCCTCGTGAAGTCTCTAACTCTTTATCTAGATAGAAGATATCCAATAATTCTTTCTACCTACCCTGGTTTCTCTAGACCTTAATGGTGTCTTAACACATCAACTGTTTGAAACTGGTTACTAGCTCCATAATATAGATGGGCAGACAGAAATGTTTATGGCGGTAGGTTGTGCATACCTACCCCTAGCCCATTAAAGCAATTGAAGAGAGTCATTTGGTTGTCCTTGAAGGAAGAGCAAGAAGAAGAACTGCTGACTACCTGACTACCAGCACCTTCCCAGATGCAAGCTATTGGTATTGCCATTGAAAACGTAGTGCAAGAGTTTGGCTTAAGTAATGAGGATTTGGAACAAAGGCTCAAAATTAAAACAGCGATGGAAGATTTATTGCACCAAAAATTGCCAGGTATAACTCTGCCATTTGGTTTGATTGTCAAATatactaaaaagaaaaagcatcTTTCTCCACAAGAGTAACTTAATCTCTAAAATTTTGACAAGTTGTACCACTAATATAATTTGATTTTGTCAGTATGTTCTGCTTGGTGACGTAGTGCCAACATTTTGGCCTGAAGGTTGCTCTAAATTACATCAACTGTCACTGACTTAGTGGCTGGGAATCAGCAGGGTTTAGAGGAGGCCCAAGCCATGCCCTGTTGGGTGTGGATTAATCCCTTCACCAGCTGTAGGGATAAGGTGTAGGAACTGTTATGCTACTGAAAGATACTTCACAATTGGGGTGATCCTCTGATGGCTTTCTACATCAGTTCTAGGACTAGAATCTGATGGCAAGGCATTGCAAAATGGCTGCACTCCAACCCAAGATTTGTATTAAGACGTtgagtaaattaaaaaaattcctttctttgCAGATTGCTCGCTAAGGCTGTACGGCTCCTCCTGTAGCAGATTTGGTTTCAAAACTTCTGATGTAAACATTGATGTCCAGTTTCCAGCCAATGTAAGTGAGCACATTTTTATTATAGATGTAAAATTGGCTTTAATTGACTTTTATAGTAACATTTAAGCAAGTAATAACAAAGGTGCCAAGTgataatgtgatttttatttacaaaaatgtatCGATCCAAGGGGAGTTATCGTTATCTGTTTCTTAACTAAAATCATTTTAATCCGTTGTTAAAGTAGTAGTAGTGGTGGTGGTATTACTCTGTGCTAATAGCATCTTCAGTCCAAGggactcaaagcacttcacaaacactaatgagTTAAACCTCAGCTCCCAGCAACCCTGTGAGGCAGATCAGGATATTTATaaccattttacatatggggaaactgagcgaTAGATGTTGTGACTTGCCTTAGGTGTCACAGTGATCCTGCGCCAACCACAAGATCCTCCTCTGTCTTTTCAATATGAAAGTATTAAAAATCCAtcattaaaaattacattttttcaaaattttcagtagTTTAAATAATAAACTTCTGTTATTTTgattccatttcacagatggctCAACCAGATGTTCTCTTACTTGTACAAGAAAGTCTGAAGAATAGTGGTAAGAAATACTTGTTCACTGCTTTCAGTTTCATTTCATAATCACCCCTTGCCATTATCACAATATTCTTTCACTGAATGCAAAACTTTTATTAAATAGATGCATCAAATCAAATGCTTACTTCATTTTTCCAGAATAATGAAAATCTGTCTCCATATATAGTTTCATTCTTCTTATACACTAGTAAATTAACAGGTACAAGAGTAAAGGTATTAAGCTTATATAATTGGAGGAGGGAGCATTTTCTACATTGAATTCCAAAATGTCTTCACAGCTAAGGAAAACAGTTGGAGTTTTTATGTTGCTATATTTACTTAGTCAGTGATCTTGCAGAGACTTAGGCACCTGCTTAACTTCCTGCACTGTGTAGTCTCATTTActtcacatgcttaagtccttGCAGGTGCCTTGGATAGAATTATATGATGGTAGCCTAAAATTCTGTGTACCACAACACTCTAAGGTGTAACATTCTATAATAATCCCCAAGCTCTTTCTGTGAGCACTGCTGATGGTATCACAGAAACAAAGGTTGATTGTAATATTCCTCTGCTAGCTCATAATGTAGTGCAAATCTCCCTAGGGTAAGGTGTGCTCCTTTAC
This genomic window from Trachemys scripta elegans isolate TJP31775 chromosome 6, CAS_Tse_1.0, whole genome shotgun sequence contains:
- the LOC117878909 gene encoding terminal uridylyltransferase 7-like isoform X2, coding for MQAIGIAIENVVQEFGLSNEDLEQRLKIKTAMEDLLHQKLPDCSLRLYGSSCSRFGFKTSDVNIDVQFPANMAQPDVLLLVQESLKNSGV
- the LOC117878909 gene encoding terminal uridylyltransferase 7-like isoform X1, with the protein product MQAIGIAIENVVQEFGLSNEDLEQRLKIKTAMEDLLHQKLPDCSLRLYGSSCSRFGFKTSDVNIDVQFPANMAQPDVLLLVQESLKNSGKKYLFTAFSFIS